From Oncorhynchus clarkii lewisi isolate Uvic-CL-2024 chromosome 26, UVic_Ocla_1.0, whole genome shotgun sequence, the proteins below share one genomic window:
- the LOC139384502 gene encoding myocardial zonula adherens protein-like isoform X4, with amino-acid sequence MLRYSSPGSVITTEDSPEQPSERRIRRLRLTLHTGDNGQNETKKPTSDTQEEKVVNGTWKKNRLIQRERPAGSESPVQLRAATNGELETSLQRHHGPKVYGVLQRTGSDRQQEVMACEWSVNHLRDEMRYIKEVRDSLEKVRERMYGQVGGMQQSMQKLSQDIRTANSQRKTLEKEVRVRTAAMDSFDQMNNSLISANIDLQKSLLESCHNRVDSRDEMKSLRNSFQQAEERLKEKERQLELAQAENLTLKLKVESSQEANSHAVQEVTARLQRQYEERLQEEQRKHREEIEKLQAQIDEYIRRLEEEEKNAKIAEAKIAERDQRISEVERLLDCMGQERGHLQNKLQECEQRLRSMEVTYKTDATVAKRSQKLEEEAGELRERIKHLNDMVFCQQRKVKGMIEEVESLRAKLAQKDMFISELLDRIAIVECESVPREVVQTREIGVACHLLPRPEIQGYEVETNQPRQTPIRPSSTEYLGQSRTFRSGPPPPSRLESSLLRYSPPEYSRYLSTNSRSFGTLTSPTLSSSGPLSPDQSSTEESASVQITDTASSPEADISAPSCSRARSSPSKINTPFMKLIEITAKINIE; translated from the exons CAAGAGGAGAAGGTTGTCAATGGAACATGGAAGAAGAACAGACTcatccagagagagaggccagctggCAGTGAGTCACCTGTACAG CTCAGAGCAGCGACCAATGGGGAGCTAGAGACGTCGCTGCAGCGGCATCACGGGCCCAAGGTGTACGGTGTGTTGCAGAGGACAGGCTCGGACAGACAGCAGGAAGTGATGGCGTGCGAGTGGTCTGTCAATCACCTGAGGGATGAGATGAGGTACATCAAGGAg GTGAGAGATTCCctggagaaggtcagagagagGATGTACGGCCAGGTTGGAGGAATGCAACAGTCGATGCAAAAACTATCACAAGACATCAGG ACTGCCAACTCCCAGAGGAAGACTCTGGAGAAAGAGGTGAGGGTTCGGACTGCAGCCATGGACAGCTTCGACCAGATGAACAACTCCCTTATATCTGCCAACATTGACCTCCAG AAATCTCTTCTAGAGAGCTGTCACAATCGTGTGGACTCCCGGGATGAGATGAAGAGTCTGAGAAACTCCTTTCAACAGGCTGAGGAGAGgctgaaggagaaggagaggcagcTGGAACTTGCCCAGGCTGAGAACCTCACACTCAAACTGAAG GTGGAATCGTCTCAGGAGGCCAACAGCCATGCAGTGCAGGAGGTGACAGCGAGGctacagagacagtatgaggagagacttcaggaggagcagaggaaacacagagaggagatagagaagcTACAG GCCCAAATTGATGAGTATATTAGGCGattagaggaggaagagaagaatgCTAAGATTGCAGAGGCCAAGATTGCTGAAAGGGACCAGAGGATCAGTGAGGTGGAGCGCCTGCTGGACTGTATGGGACAG GAAAGGGGCCATCTTCAGAATAAACTGCAGGAATGTGAACAGCGTCTACGCTCAATGGAGGTGACATACAAAACAGATGCAACTGTAGCAAAGAG ATCTCAAAAGTTGGAAGAGGAGGCAGGGGAGCTCCGTGAGAGAATCAAACACCTGAATGACATGGTGTTCTGTCAGCAGAGGAAGGTCAAAGGCATGATAGAGGAG GTTGAATCATTACGAGCTAAATTGGCACAGAAGGACATGTTCATCTCAGAGCTTCTGGACAGAATTGCTATTGTGGAGTGTGAG AGTGTGCCAAGGGAAGTTGTGCAAACCAGAGAGATAGGAGTGGCCTGTCATCTGCTCCCAAG ACCTGAAATACAGGGGTATGAGGTTGAAACTAACCAACCCAGACAAACCCCAATCCGTCCCTCTTCTACAGAATACCTAGGACAGTCTAGGACATTCAGATCAGGTCCACCGCCACCCAGCAGACTGGAGTCTAGTTTACTGAGGTACTCTCCTCCTGAGTACAGTAGGTATCTGTCAACCAACTCAAGATCCTTTGGAACACTAACCAGTCCAACGCTGTCTTCGTCTGGCCCGCTAAGCCCTGATCAGTCCAGTACAGAAGAGTCTGCCTCAGTTCAAATCACAGATACAGCCTCAAGTCCAGAGGCGGACATTTCAGCCCCATCCTGTTCTCGAGCAAGATCAAGCCCATCCAAAATCAACACACCTTTCATGAAACTTATAGAAATAACAGCAAAGATTAACATTGAGTAA
- the LOC139384502 gene encoding myocardial zonula adherens protein-like isoform X2 has protein sequence MLRYSSPGSVITTEDSPEQPSERRIRRLRLTLHTGDNGQNETKKPTSDTQEEKVVNGTWKKNRLIQRERPAGSESPVQLRAATNGELETSLQRHHGPKVYGVLQRTGSDRQQEVMACEWSVNHLRDEMRYIKEVRDSLEKVRERMYGQVGGMQQSMQKLSQDIRTANSQRKTLEKEVRVRTAAMDSFDQMNNSLISANIDLQKSLLESCHNRVDSRDEMKSLRNSFQQAEERLKEKERQLELAQAENLTLKLKVESSQEANSHAVQEVTARLQRQYEERLQEEQRKHREEIEKLQAQIDEYIRRLEEEEKNAKIAEAKIAERDQRISEVERLLDCMGQERGHLQNKLQECEQRLRSMEVTYKTDATVAKRSQKLEEEAGELRERIKHLNDMVFCQQRKVKGMIEEVESLRAKLAQKDMFISELLDRIAIVECENNELEDKLKYFMSVQSVPREVVQTREIGVACHLLPRPEIQGYEVETNQPRQTPIRPSSTEYLGQSRTFRSGPPPPSRLESSLLRYSPPEYSRYLSTNSRSFGTLTSPTLSSSGPLSPDQSSTEESASVQITDTASSPEADISAPSCSRARSSPSKINTPFMKLIEITAKINIE, from the exons CAAGAGGAGAAGGTTGTCAATGGAACATGGAAGAAGAACAGACTcatccagagagagaggccagctggCAGTGAGTCACCTGTACAG CTCAGAGCAGCGACCAATGGGGAGCTAGAGACGTCGCTGCAGCGGCATCACGGGCCCAAGGTGTACGGTGTGTTGCAGAGGACAGGCTCGGACAGACAGCAGGAAGTGATGGCGTGCGAGTGGTCTGTCAATCACCTGAGGGATGAGATGAGGTACATCAAGGAg GTGAGAGATTCCctggagaaggtcagagagagGATGTACGGCCAGGTTGGAGGAATGCAACAGTCGATGCAAAAACTATCACAAGACATCAGG ACTGCCAACTCCCAGAGGAAGACTCTGGAGAAAGAGGTGAGGGTTCGGACTGCAGCCATGGACAGCTTCGACCAGATGAACAACTCCCTTATATCTGCCAACATTGACCTCCAG AAATCTCTTCTAGAGAGCTGTCACAATCGTGTGGACTCCCGGGATGAGATGAAGAGTCTGAGAAACTCCTTTCAACAGGCTGAGGAGAGgctgaaggagaaggagaggcagcTGGAACTTGCCCAGGCTGAGAACCTCACACTCAAACTGAAG GTGGAATCGTCTCAGGAGGCCAACAGCCATGCAGTGCAGGAGGTGACAGCGAGGctacagagacagtatgaggagagacttcaggaggagcagaggaaacacagagaggagatagagaagcTACAG GCCCAAATTGATGAGTATATTAGGCGattagaggaggaagagaagaatgCTAAGATTGCAGAGGCCAAGATTGCTGAAAGGGACCAGAGGATCAGTGAGGTGGAGCGCCTGCTGGACTGTATGGGACAG GAAAGGGGCCATCTTCAGAATAAACTGCAGGAATGTGAACAGCGTCTACGCTCAATGGAGGTGACATACAAAACAGATGCAACTGTAGCAAAGAG ATCTCAAAAGTTGGAAGAGGAGGCAGGGGAGCTCCGTGAGAGAATCAAACACCTGAATGACATGGTGTTCTGTCAGCAGAGGAAGGTCAAAGGCATGATAGAGGAG GTTGAATCATTACGAGCTAAATTGGCACAGAAGGACATGTTCATCTCAGAGCTTCTGGACAGAATTGCTATTGTGGAGTGTGAG AATAATGAGTTAGAAGACAAGCTGAAATATTTTATGTCTGTACAGAGTGTGCCAAGGGAAGTTGTGCAAACCAGAGAGATAGGAGTGGCCTGTCATCTGCTCCCAAG ACCTGAAATACAGGGGTATGAGGTTGAAACTAACCAACCCAGACAAACCCCAATCCGTCCCTCTTCTACAGAATACCTAGGACAGTCTAGGACATTCAGATCAGGTCCACCGCCACCCAGCAGACTGGAGTCTAGTTTACTGAGGTACTCTCCTCCTGAGTACAGTAGGTATCTGTCAACCAACTCAAGATCCTTTGGAACACTAACCAGTCCAACGCTGTCTTCGTCTGGCCCGCTAAGCCCTGATCAGTCCAGTACAGAAGAGTCTGCCTCAGTTCAAATCACAGATACAGCCTCAAGTCCAGAGGCGGACATTTCAGCCCCATCCTGTTCTCGAGCAAGATCAAGCCCATCCAAAATCAACACACCTTTCATGAAACTTATAGAAATAACAGCAAAGATTAACATTGAGTAA
- the LOC139384502 gene encoding myocardial zonula adherens protein-like isoform X1 — protein sequence MLRYSSPGSVITTEDSPEQPSERRIRRLRLTLHTGDNGQNETKKPTSDTQEEKVVNGTWKKNRLIQRERPAGSESPVQQLRAATNGELETSLQRHHGPKVYGVLQRTGSDRQQEVMACEWSVNHLRDEMRYIKEVRDSLEKVRERMYGQVGGMQQSMQKLSQDIRTANSQRKTLEKEVRVRTAAMDSFDQMNNSLISANIDLQKSLLESCHNRVDSRDEMKSLRNSFQQAEERLKEKERQLELAQAENLTLKLKVESSQEANSHAVQEVTARLQRQYEERLQEEQRKHREEIEKLQAQIDEYIRRLEEEEKNAKIAEAKIAERDQRISEVERLLDCMGQERGHLQNKLQECEQRLRSMEVTYKTDATVAKRSQKLEEEAGELRERIKHLNDMVFCQQRKVKGMIEEVESLRAKLAQKDMFISELLDRIAIVECENNELEDKLKYFMSVQSVPREVVQTREIGVACHLLPRPEIQGYEVETNQPRQTPIRPSSTEYLGQSRTFRSGPPPPSRLESSLLRYSPPEYSRYLSTNSRSFGTLTSPTLSSSGPLSPDQSSTEESASVQITDTASSPEADISAPSCSRARSSPSKINTPFMKLIEITAKINIE from the exons CAAGAGGAGAAGGTTGTCAATGGAACATGGAAGAAGAACAGACTcatccagagagagaggccagctggCAGTGAGTCACCTGTACAG CAGCTCAGAGCAGCGACCAATGGGGAGCTAGAGACGTCGCTGCAGCGGCATCACGGGCCCAAGGTGTACGGTGTGTTGCAGAGGACAGGCTCGGACAGACAGCAGGAAGTGATGGCGTGCGAGTGGTCTGTCAATCACCTGAGGGATGAGATGAGGTACATCAAGGAg GTGAGAGATTCCctggagaaggtcagagagagGATGTACGGCCAGGTTGGAGGAATGCAACAGTCGATGCAAAAACTATCACAAGACATCAGG ACTGCCAACTCCCAGAGGAAGACTCTGGAGAAAGAGGTGAGGGTTCGGACTGCAGCCATGGACAGCTTCGACCAGATGAACAACTCCCTTATATCTGCCAACATTGACCTCCAG AAATCTCTTCTAGAGAGCTGTCACAATCGTGTGGACTCCCGGGATGAGATGAAGAGTCTGAGAAACTCCTTTCAACAGGCTGAGGAGAGgctgaaggagaaggagaggcagcTGGAACTTGCCCAGGCTGAGAACCTCACACTCAAACTGAAG GTGGAATCGTCTCAGGAGGCCAACAGCCATGCAGTGCAGGAGGTGACAGCGAGGctacagagacagtatgaggagagacttcaggaggagcagaggaaacacagagaggagatagagaagcTACAG GCCCAAATTGATGAGTATATTAGGCGattagaggaggaagagaagaatgCTAAGATTGCAGAGGCCAAGATTGCTGAAAGGGACCAGAGGATCAGTGAGGTGGAGCGCCTGCTGGACTGTATGGGACAG GAAAGGGGCCATCTTCAGAATAAACTGCAGGAATGTGAACAGCGTCTACGCTCAATGGAGGTGACATACAAAACAGATGCAACTGTAGCAAAGAG ATCTCAAAAGTTGGAAGAGGAGGCAGGGGAGCTCCGTGAGAGAATCAAACACCTGAATGACATGGTGTTCTGTCAGCAGAGGAAGGTCAAAGGCATGATAGAGGAG GTTGAATCATTACGAGCTAAATTGGCACAGAAGGACATGTTCATCTCAGAGCTTCTGGACAGAATTGCTATTGTGGAGTGTGAG AATAATGAGTTAGAAGACAAGCTGAAATATTTTATGTCTGTACAGAGTGTGCCAAGGGAAGTTGTGCAAACCAGAGAGATAGGAGTGGCCTGTCATCTGCTCCCAAG ACCTGAAATACAGGGGTATGAGGTTGAAACTAACCAACCCAGACAAACCCCAATCCGTCCCTCTTCTACAGAATACCTAGGACAGTCTAGGACATTCAGATCAGGTCCACCGCCACCCAGCAGACTGGAGTCTAGTTTACTGAGGTACTCTCCTCCTGAGTACAGTAGGTATCTGTCAACCAACTCAAGATCCTTTGGAACACTAACCAGTCCAACGCTGTCTTCGTCTGGCCCGCTAAGCCCTGATCAGTCCAGTACAGAAGAGTCTGCCTCAGTTCAAATCACAGATACAGCCTCAAGTCCAGAGGCGGACATTTCAGCCCCATCCTGTTCTCGAGCAAGATCAAGCCCATCCAAAATCAACACACCTTTCATGAAACTTATAGAAATAACAGCAAAGATTAACATTGAGTAA
- the LOC139384502 gene encoding myocardial zonula adherens protein-like isoform X3 produces the protein MLRYSSPGSVITTEDSPEQPSERRIRRLRLTLHTGDNGQNETKKPTSDTQEEKVVNGTWKKNRLIQRERPAGSESPVQQLRAATNGELETSLQRHHGPKVYGVLQRTGSDRQQEVMACEWSVNHLRDEMRYIKEVRDSLEKVRERMYGQVGGMQQSMQKLSQDIRTANSQRKTLEKEVRVRTAAMDSFDQMNNSLISANIDLQKSLLESCHNRVDSRDEMKSLRNSFQQAEERLKEKERQLELAQAENLTLKLKVESSQEANSHAVQEVTARLQRQYEERLQEEQRKHREEIEKLQAQIDEYIRRLEEEEKNAKIAEAKIAERDQRISEVERLLDCMGQERGHLQNKLQECEQRLRSMEVTYKTDATVAKRSQKLEEEAGELRERIKHLNDMVFCQQRKVKGMIEEVESLRAKLAQKDMFISELLDRIAIVECESVPREVVQTREIGVACHLLPRPEIQGYEVETNQPRQTPIRPSSTEYLGQSRTFRSGPPPPSRLESSLLRYSPPEYSRYLSTNSRSFGTLTSPTLSSSGPLSPDQSSTEESASVQITDTASSPEADISAPSCSRARSSPSKINTPFMKLIEITAKINIE, from the exons CAAGAGGAGAAGGTTGTCAATGGAACATGGAAGAAGAACAGACTcatccagagagagaggccagctggCAGTGAGTCACCTGTACAG CAGCTCAGAGCAGCGACCAATGGGGAGCTAGAGACGTCGCTGCAGCGGCATCACGGGCCCAAGGTGTACGGTGTGTTGCAGAGGACAGGCTCGGACAGACAGCAGGAAGTGATGGCGTGCGAGTGGTCTGTCAATCACCTGAGGGATGAGATGAGGTACATCAAGGAg GTGAGAGATTCCctggagaaggtcagagagagGATGTACGGCCAGGTTGGAGGAATGCAACAGTCGATGCAAAAACTATCACAAGACATCAGG ACTGCCAACTCCCAGAGGAAGACTCTGGAGAAAGAGGTGAGGGTTCGGACTGCAGCCATGGACAGCTTCGACCAGATGAACAACTCCCTTATATCTGCCAACATTGACCTCCAG AAATCTCTTCTAGAGAGCTGTCACAATCGTGTGGACTCCCGGGATGAGATGAAGAGTCTGAGAAACTCCTTTCAACAGGCTGAGGAGAGgctgaaggagaaggagaggcagcTGGAACTTGCCCAGGCTGAGAACCTCACACTCAAACTGAAG GTGGAATCGTCTCAGGAGGCCAACAGCCATGCAGTGCAGGAGGTGACAGCGAGGctacagagacagtatgaggagagacttcaggaggagcagaggaaacacagagaggagatagagaagcTACAG GCCCAAATTGATGAGTATATTAGGCGattagaggaggaagagaagaatgCTAAGATTGCAGAGGCCAAGATTGCTGAAAGGGACCAGAGGATCAGTGAGGTGGAGCGCCTGCTGGACTGTATGGGACAG GAAAGGGGCCATCTTCAGAATAAACTGCAGGAATGTGAACAGCGTCTACGCTCAATGGAGGTGACATACAAAACAGATGCAACTGTAGCAAAGAG ATCTCAAAAGTTGGAAGAGGAGGCAGGGGAGCTCCGTGAGAGAATCAAACACCTGAATGACATGGTGTTCTGTCAGCAGAGGAAGGTCAAAGGCATGATAGAGGAG GTTGAATCATTACGAGCTAAATTGGCACAGAAGGACATGTTCATCTCAGAGCTTCTGGACAGAATTGCTATTGTGGAGTGTGAG AGTGTGCCAAGGGAAGTTGTGCAAACCAGAGAGATAGGAGTGGCCTGTCATCTGCTCCCAAG ACCTGAAATACAGGGGTATGAGGTTGAAACTAACCAACCCAGACAAACCCCAATCCGTCCCTCTTCTACAGAATACCTAGGACAGTCTAGGACATTCAGATCAGGTCCACCGCCACCCAGCAGACTGGAGTCTAGTTTACTGAGGTACTCTCCTCCTGAGTACAGTAGGTATCTGTCAACCAACTCAAGATCCTTTGGAACACTAACCAGTCCAACGCTGTCTTCGTCTGGCCCGCTAAGCCCTGATCAGTCCAGTACAGAAGAGTCTGCCTCAGTTCAAATCACAGATACAGCCTCAAGTCCAGAGGCGGACATTTCAGCCCCATCCTGTTCTCGAGCAAGATCAAGCCCATCCAAAATCAACACACCTTTCATGAAACTTATAGAAATAACAGCAAAGATTAACATTGAGTAA